In a genomic window of Nodosilinea sp. E11:
- a CDS encoding DUF1824 family protein, whose translation MPSSLPNAAAIAATRQRLSQFSCLTTPPTLTTAEATQVRDDLRYFNEWSDYQTLGICASSLAEGQRSLELFLAALGIAVSLDLPDRDGAIYLKFNTLKGAWYLDDYSGPSRGVLITFHTSEPETAELAGTYGPFPFDLFADPSALAT comes from the coding sequence ATGCCATCGTCACTCCCTAACGCCGCTGCCATTGCGGCCACCCGCCAGCGGCTCAGCCAGTTTAGCTGCCTGACTACCCCACCCACCCTCACCACCGCCGAAGCCACCCAGGTACGAGACGACCTGCGCTACTTTAACGAGTGGTCTGACTACCAAACCCTGGGCATCTGCGCTAGCAGCTTGGCCGAAGGACAGCGATCGCTGGAGTTGTTCTTAGCGGCCCTAGGAATTGCGGTTAGCCTCGACCTGCCCGATCGCGACGGGGCGATTTATCTCAAGTTCAACACCCTCAAGGGAGCTTGGTATCTCGACGATTACAGCGGCCCATCGCGGGGCGTGCTGATTACATTCCACACCTCCGAGCCAGAAACCGCTGAGTTGGCGGGCACCTACGGGCCGTTTCCTTTTGATCTGTTTGCTGACCCGTCAGCCCTGGCGACCTAA
- a CDS encoding AMIN domain-containing protein encodes MDYSTHHTAQAVGTTLGNRLGGWAGAGLMASTLLVMCPAAQAETLAAWQFDPVTQQLTLTLPNGVTPHYTVEHEPGRIVLTIPQTQLGAVATQQSYDGAVSQVRLSQENGATVVVLDLAANAVLANDGASLVALAPADQSSPIAAGDQTRWVLTALVAPGLPSLSVPSGAQPSGAQMIVELPVIPGNDPRLGFPAAGTGRLSTSAANLMLPSDIANLTNLPETLPVDPFNLGRSGEQVTVPSLAELDAAVGPVAIAPQGTAPTVEPPAGANGSQLGDIAPLPPVLPPASTGSVLTLEPPPLATPAVAAQPSAAPVTPAAPAASSSEPEAVATIDRETSGVPIAVTPAEATGDGDRNEAAPIAIAPPELPTLEPSAPDQPAIAAEPPSLATPQTSDPAPVIAVDPPILTAPETAIAAQANAINQEPPPVATVPVELTGSDPNLLVVPTIPNTTAQGTVMPPDTSVSVAAAGETILFGTPLPSDRQAAFPNAVSPAPAERPLSPDTLVAAGTVLDLRYVGSEPLDLNTSSSQNQVLLLAQDIRDPITNGIVAPAGSQLIGQFESTPHGQQWVSKMLIAPAGQQVAFSTTSDYLIGRPDVSPPRLAAGAGLGALALLLVTGFSGIGLVGGALVGATTMVGTAPQTLVIEPNQIIQVQVIQDIPRAIPIAAAPEYSREWGTGW; translated from the coding sequence ATGGACTATTCCACTCACCACACGGCGCAAGCTGTCGGCACAACCCTGGGCAATCGCCTGGGGGGCTGGGCGGGGGCCGGATTGATGGCTTCGACCCTGTTGGTGATGTGCCCCGCTGCCCAGGCTGAGACCCTAGCTGCCTGGCAGTTTGACCCGGTCACCCAGCAGTTGACCCTGACTCTGCCCAACGGTGTTACTCCTCACTACACCGTGGAGCACGAGCCTGGCCGCATTGTCCTGACTATCCCCCAGACTCAGCTGGGGGCGGTGGCGACTCAGCAAAGCTATGACGGGGCTGTTAGCCAGGTGCGCTTAAGCCAAGAAAATGGCGCTACTGTGGTGGTGCTCGACCTCGCTGCCAATGCGGTGTTGGCCAACGATGGAGCCAGCCTGGTAGCGTTGGCCCCCGCAGACCAATCTTCGCCGATCGCAGCCGGCGACCAAACCCGCTGGGTGCTGACGGCTCTAGTCGCCCCAGGGCTCCCCTCTCTGTCGGTTCCCAGTGGTGCTCAGCCCAGTGGTGCCCAGATGATTGTGGAACTGCCGGTCATTCCCGGCAACGATCCGCGTTTGGGCTTTCCGGCGGCGGGTACCGGGCGACTGAGTACGTCGGCTGCCAACCTGATGCTGCCCAGCGACATCGCTAACTTGACCAATCTGCCCGAGACCTTGCCGGTAGACCCCTTTAACCTGGGGCGATCGGGCGAGCAGGTTACGGTGCCCAGCCTGGCTGAACTCGATGCGGCAGTAGGCCCCGTCGCGATCGCACCTCAGGGCACCGCTCCAACGGTCGAGCCCCCGGCTGGAGCGAATGGATCTCAGCTAGGCGACATTGCTCCCCTCCCCCCAGTATTGCCCCCCGCTAGCACTGGCTCGGTGCTCACCCTAGAGCCGCCGCCGCTAGCGACCCCTGCGGTGGCGGCCCAGCCGTCTGCCGCCCCCGTTACGCCTGCTGCGCCAGCGGCCAGCTCCTCTGAACCCGAGGCCGTTGCTACCATCGATCGCGAAACCAGTGGTGTCCCCATTGCGGTGACCCCTGCCGAGGCCACGGGTGACGGCGATCGCAATGAGGCTGCCCCGATTGCGATCGCTCCGCCAGAACTGCCGACCCTTGAGCCATCGGCCCCAGACCAACCGGCGATCGCCGCTGAGCCGCCGTCCCTGGCGACCCCTCAGACCAGTGACCCAGCGCCCGTGATTGCCGTCGACCCGCCAATCCTGACCGCGCCTGAGACCGCGATTGCCGCTCAGGCCAACGCTATCAACCAAGAACCCCCACCCGTCGCCACGGTGCCGGTGGAGCTAACCGGCAGCGACCCTAACCTGCTGGTTGTGCCGACTATTCCCAATACCACGGCCCAGGGTACCGTAATGCCGCCCGATACCTCGGTGTCGGTGGCCGCAGCAGGCGAGACGATTCTCTTTGGCACTCCGCTACCTAGCGATCGCCAGGCGGCCTTCCCCAATGCCGTCAGCCCGGCCCCAGCTGAGCGCCCCCTCTCTCCCGATACCCTAGTGGCAGCGGGTACGGTTTTAGACCTGCGCTACGTGGGTAGCGAACCCCTAGATTTAAATACCAGCTCTAGCCAAAACCAGGTGCTGCTGCTGGCCCAAGACATTCGCGACCCGATCACCAACGGCATTGTCGCCCCGGCGGGAAGTCAACTCATCGGCCAGTTTGAGTCAACCCCCCACGGTCAACAGTGGGTGAGCAAAATGCTGATCGCCCCGGCTGGGCAGCAGGTGGCCTTTTCTACCACCTCTGACTATCTGATTGGCCGCCCCGATGTCAGCCCTCCTCGCCTTGCCGCTGGGGCTGGCCTGGGCGCCTTGGCCCTATTGCTGGTGACGGGATTTAGCGGCATCGGCTTGGTAGGTGGAGCCTTGGTGGGAGCCACAACGATGGTGGGCACTGCGCCCCAAACCCTGGTGATTGAGCCCAATCAGATTATCCAGGTGCAGGTGATTCAAGACATTCCCCGCGCTATTCCCATTGCTGCGGCACCGGAGTATAGCCGCGAGTGGGGGACCGGGTGGTAG
- a CDS encoding COP23 domain-containing protein → MARSTTQTRATLLVSGLATALCLAPLAGPAALAQTPAGTPENAPAEADTTTRFTCQVHNGQYTVMYAPSTQPGQVYPWAVPQDMGSAWPADRRCAEISARLERYRPDGLLALETSVENGYNTVCVTTEATPGCRIVFTVPPGQDATVTRDLVFDNLAVADRGDQTQGVTTFTGGNSDVLGQIGNILGLPSAARSASSRNQSINLRPFLDAADGGTGARLNGGSPAGRPLNPDSFR, encoded by the coding sequence ATGGCCCGTTCTACGACCCAGACTCGCGCTACGTTATTGGTGAGTGGATTGGCCACCGCCCTCTGCTTAGCGCCCTTAGCAGGGCCAGCAGCCCTGGCCCAAACACCAGCCGGTACTCCTGAGAATGCTCCGGCTGAAGCCGACACCACTACCCGCTTCACCTGCCAGGTGCATAACGGCCAGTACACCGTAATGTACGCCCCCAGCACCCAGCCAGGGCAAGTCTACCCCTGGGCTGTGCCCCAGGATATGGGCAGCGCCTGGCCCGCCGATCGCCGCTGTGCCGAAATTAGTGCCCGCCTAGAGCGCTACCGTCCCGACGGTTTACTGGCCCTCGAAACCTCCGTTGAGAACGGCTACAACACTGTCTGTGTCACCACTGAGGCCACCCCCGGCTGCCGCATCGTATTCACGGTTCCCCCCGGCCAAGACGCGACGGTCACCCGCGATCTCGTCTTTGATAACCTGGCGGTTGCCGACCGAGGCGACCAAACCCAGGGAGTCACCACCTTTACCGGCGGCAACAGCGATGTGCTGGGGCAAATTGGCAACATTCTGGGCCTGCCCAGTGCTGCTCGGTCAGCTAGTTCTAGAAACCAAAGCATTAACCTCAGACCCTTTCTCGACGCTGCCGATGGCGGTACTGGGGCTCGTCTCAACGGGGGCAGCCCAGCAGGGCGACCCCTCAACCCCGATTCCTTCCGCTAA
- a CDS encoding alpha/beta hydrolase encodes MFIPPGFVQRSQVFSQGTVAYVEADPSFWPTPPAKAMPLVFIHGFGGGSSSYEWSKVYPAFAADYPILAPDLIGWGQSDHPDRPLTTADYEALLAEIIQRLCPEPPVVVASSLSAAMLVRVAIAHPDLVRGLVLVAPAGLADFGQDPSSSFLNQIVKLPLVDQLLYRGAIATAEGIKLFLSQRQFADPSKVADEIVAAYLASAQQPQADVAALAFVRGDLSFDLALALPQLIVPTVMLWGEASQLTPIATGRRLAALNPEAIRRFEALPGVGLTPQLEVPGVTIGLIQQSLLQQLSE; translated from the coding sequence ATGTTTATTCCCCCCGGTTTTGTTCAGCGATCGCAAGTGTTCAGCCAGGGCACCGTGGCCTACGTCGAGGCCGACCCTAGCTTTTGGCCAACTCCCCCAGCCAAAGCAATGCCCTTGGTGTTTATTCACGGGTTTGGGGGGGGCTCGTCGAGCTATGAGTGGTCTAAGGTGTACCCGGCCTTTGCCGCCGACTACCCCATTCTGGCTCCCGATCTGATCGGCTGGGGCCAGTCCGACCATCCCGATCGCCCCCTCACCACCGCCGACTACGAGGCCCTTCTTGCTGAAATAATTCAGCGGCTCTGCCCTGAGCCCCCTGTGGTCGTGGCCTCTTCCCTCAGTGCCGCCATGCTGGTACGGGTGGCGATCGCTCATCCTGACCTAGTCCGAGGGCTGGTCCTAGTGGCTCCGGCGGGGTTGGCTGACTTTGGCCAAGACCCCAGCAGTTCTTTCCTCAACCAAATCGTTAAACTACCGCTGGTAGACCAGCTGCTATATCGCGGTGCGATCGCCACCGCCGAGGGCATTAAGCTATTTTTGAGCCAGCGTCAGTTTGCTGACCCCAGCAAAGTTGCCGATGAAATCGTTGCCGCCTACCTGGCATCAGCCCAGCAGCCCCAGGCCGATGTCGCGGCCCTGGCCTTTGTGCGCGGAGATCTGAGCTTTGACCTAGCGCTGGCTCTGCCGCAGCTCATCGTGCCCACCGTCATGCTCTGGGGCGAAGCCTCCCAGCTGACGCCCATTGCCACGGGGCGGCGTCTGGCCGCCCTAAACCCTGAGGCTATACGCCGCTTTGAAGCCTTGCCAGGCGTGGGCTTGACGCCTCAGCTAGAGGTACCCGGAGTCACCATTGGGCTAATCCAACAGAGCCTATTGCAGCAGTTGAGTGAGTGA
- a CDS encoding WG repeat-containing protein, translated as MGRSHTKHRRISSLGILTGLGLGLAALTACGPIQPGVSDRQPRQATAMLQFINPHSVALASAMTSPLLFDSVSDFAEGVALVRLKSQLAYIDRNGKLSVRIADNNVTVAADYVQGLAVAQVGDYFGFLDRQGNWGIPVQFRQAKSFSEGLAAVQGGTKYGYVDLQGEWVIEPEFDLAERFVDGLALVKLGNTYGYIDSDGRRVVPLEFQDAWSFAESRAVARVDGRYGYIDPEGAIAIEPRYDGAFSFSDGLARVRQGREFGFINPQGAMVIDATLAFASDFSEGLAAVLVEGKWGYIDPSGQLTIAPQFDYAADFSEGLAVVQKDGRYGYIDPEGTLVIDPQYANAGRFSEGLARVQIDNRWGFIDAEGRLLNGDSFKGLD; from the coding sequence ATGGGGCGATCGCACACCAAGCACAGACGCATATCGAGCCTAGGAATCTTGACGGGGTTAGGCCTCGGCCTAGCGGCCCTGACGGCCTGTGGGCCAATTCAGCCCGGTGTAAGCGATCGCCAACCGCGCCAGGCCACGGCAATGCTACAGTTCATAAACCCTCACTCTGTTGCCCTTGCCAGTGCCATGACCAGCCCGTTACTCTTCGACAGCGTTTCAGACTTCGCTGAAGGGGTCGCTCTGGTGCGGCTCAAGTCGCAGTTGGCCTATATCGATCGCAACGGCAAGCTCAGTGTTCGCATCGCTGACAACAACGTCACCGTCGCCGCCGACTATGTCCAGGGTCTAGCGGTGGCCCAAGTCGGTGACTATTTTGGCTTTCTAGACCGCCAGGGCAACTGGGGCATCCCCGTGCAGTTTCGCCAGGCTAAGTCATTTTCTGAAGGGCTGGCGGCGGTGCAGGGCGGCACCAAGTACGGCTACGTTGACCTTCAGGGAGAATGGGTGATTGAGCCCGAATTTGATTTGGCCGAACGCTTTGTCGATGGTCTCGCCCTGGTGAAGCTAGGCAATACCTATGGCTATATTGACAGCGACGGTCGCCGGGTCGTGCCGCTAGAGTTTCAAGATGCCTGGAGCTTCGCCGAATCTCGGGCCGTGGCTCGGGTCGATGGTCGCTATGGGTACATTGACCCCGAGGGGGCGATCGCGATTGAGCCTCGCTACGACGGAGCCTTTAGCTTTTCAGATGGGCTGGCCCGAGTGCGCCAGGGCCGTGAGTTTGGCTTTATCAACCCCCAGGGGGCAATGGTGATCGACGCGACCCTGGCCTTTGCCTCAGATTTTTCGGAGGGGCTAGCCGCCGTGCTGGTGGAGGGAAAATGGGGCTACATTGACCCCAGCGGCCAGCTCACGATTGCGCCCCAATTTGACTACGCCGCCGACTTCTCAGAGGGGCTGGCTGTGGTGCAAAAAGACGGGCGCTACGGCTACATCGACCCCGAAGGCACCTTGGTAATCGACCCTCAATATGCCAACGCCGGGCGGTTTTCAGAAGGGTTGGCTCGAGTGCAGATTGACAACCGCTGGGGCTTTATTGATGCTGAGGGCCGTCTGCTCAACGGCGACAGCTTTAAAGGCCTTGATTAG
- a CDS encoding GNAT family N-acetyltransferase, producing the protein MGYPSVPPLTATWIRHIEEVPEAVWDEMALPLATPFLEWSWLHNMERSGSVGANAGWLPCHLTIWRGKTLVGAAPMYLKGHSYGEFVFDHQWADLAERLGVQYYPKLLGMAPFTPAEGYKFLIPPGEDERAVTQAMVDAIDAFCDRNTISGCHFLYVDPQWRTTMVQMGFSEWLHHGYVWQNHNFQSFDDYLGIFNANQRRNIKRERKSMETAGLRLEAVTGDAISKALCSQMYDFYADTCDKFGWWGSKYLTRKFFQLLHHDYRHRMVFFAAYGDDDADPVGMSFCLTKGDRLYGRYWGSTVDMNNLHFNACYYAPIEWAIAHNITLFDPGAGGRHKKRRGFPALGNYSLHRFYAPRLQTLLTRYIAEVNELEQQEIDTINADLPLKLP; encoded by the coding sequence ATGGGCTATCCGTCTGTGCCGCCTCTAACTGCCACCTGGATTCGCCACATAGAGGAAGTGCCTGAGGCCGTGTGGGACGAGATGGCTTTGCCCCTAGCAACTCCCTTTTTGGAGTGGAGTTGGCTACACAATATGGAGCGATCGGGCAGTGTGGGGGCCAATGCGGGCTGGCTGCCCTGCCATCTGACGATCTGGCGCGGCAAGACCCTGGTGGGGGCGGCCCCGATGTATCTCAAGGGCCACAGCTACGGCGAGTTTGTGTTTGACCATCAGTGGGCCGATCTGGCCGAGCGCCTAGGGGTGCAGTATTATCCCAAGCTGTTGGGCATGGCTCCGTTTACCCCGGCGGAGGGCTACAAATTCCTGATTCCACCGGGAGAGGACGAGCGGGCCGTTACCCAGGCGATGGTCGATGCCATTGACGCTTTCTGCGATCGCAACACCATCTCGGGCTGCCACTTTCTCTACGTTGACCCCCAGTGGCGGACCACTATGGTTCAGATGGGTTTTTCTGAGTGGCTGCACCACGGCTATGTGTGGCAAAACCACAATTTTCAAAGCTTTGACGACTACCTGGGCATCTTTAACGCCAACCAGCGGCGCAACATCAAGCGCGAGCGCAAATCGATGGAAACAGCTGGCCTGCGCCTGGAGGCGGTGACCGGCGATGCCATTAGCAAAGCGCTGTGCAGCCAGATGTACGATTTTTACGCCGACACCTGCGACAAGTTTGGCTGGTGGGGCAGCAAGTATTTAACCCGCAAATTTTTTCAGCTGCTGCACCACGACTATCGCCACCGCATGGTGTTTTTTGCCGCCTACGGTGACGATGATGCCGACCCCGTGGGCATGTCGTTTTGTCTAACCAAGGGCGATCGCCTCTATGGGCGCTACTGGGGCTCGACGGTGGATATGAACAACCTGCACTTCAATGCCTGCTACTACGCGCCGATCGAGTGGGCGATCGCCCACAACATTACCCTGTTTGATCCTGGCGCGGGGGGCCGCCACAAAAAGCGGCGGGGGTTTCCGGCCCTAGGCAACTACAGCTTGCACCGCTTCTATGCACCCCGGCTGCAAACGTTGCTGACCCGCTATATCGCTGAGGTCAACGAGCTAGAGCAGCAAGAAATTGACACTATCAATGCCGATCTACCGTTGAAGCTGCCCTAG
- a CDS encoding RibD family protein gives MAIAPIPDSPLPHVTLVLAMSLDGKIADVQRGAARFSSAADLAHLEAQVAAADGVLFGAGTLRAYGTTLSVRQPDLLAERRQRGQADQPWQIVWSPSGHLDPSWRYFRQPVPRGLLTTAAGATDWNPEQFQRIWTIPEAKTQPWDWPWILAQFRAAGMGRLALLGGGGLVAELLRCHCIHEIFITVCPLLLGGATAPTPVEGAGFLTAVAPRLQLLSSQTVGGEVFLHYGVLPPPCQGR, from the coding sequence TTGGCGATCGCCCCTATTCCCGATTCACCGCTTCCCCACGTTACCCTGGTGCTGGCCATGAGTCTGGACGGCAAGATTGCCGATGTCCAGCGTGGTGCAGCCCGGTTTTCGTCAGCGGCAGACCTGGCCCACCTGGAGGCGCAGGTCGCGGCGGCGGATGGAGTGTTATTTGGGGCAGGCACCCTGCGAGCCTACGGCACGACCCTGAGCGTGCGGCAGCCAGACTTGCTAGCCGAGCGGCGGCAGCGAGGGCAGGCAGATCAGCCCTGGCAAATTGTCTGGTCACCCTCGGGACACCTCGACCCCAGCTGGCGATATTTTCGTCAGCCGGTGCCACGGGGATTGCTCACTACGGCGGCGGGGGCCACAGATTGGAACCCAGAACAATTTCAGCGGATTTGGACGATCCCTGAGGCCAAAACCCAGCCTTGGGATTGGCCTTGGATCTTAGCCCAATTTAGAGCAGCCGGGATGGGGCGTTTGGCTCTGCTGGGCGGCGGTGGGCTAGTGGCGGAACTGCTGCGCTGCCACTGCATTCATGAAATATTTATCACGGTTTGTCCGCTGCTGTTGGGGGGGGCGACCGCCCCAACCCCGGTAGAGGGGGCCGGTTTTTTAACCGCCGTGGCCCCTCGCTTGCAGCTACTGTCGAGCCAGACCGTAGGTGGCGAGGTGTTTTTGCACTACGGGGTGCTGCCCCCACCCTGCCAGGGGCGGTAA
- a CDS encoding YraN family protein, translated as MTAELSKTELGTLGESLVANWLVSQGWRQCDRQWHCRWGELDLVMAKGPADCRGQLAFVEVKTRSHGNWDAYGLMAITRSKQAKLWKTAQLYLLKHPQWAEATCRFDVALVACRNGQKPTANPAKHLSVDDIRYLTLQDYIENAFDVPSR; from the coding sequence ATGACCGCCGAACTCAGCAAAACCGAACTAGGCACCCTGGGGGAATCCCTGGTGGCCAACTGGCTGGTGTCCCAGGGCTGGCGACAGTGCGATCGCCAGTGGCACTGTCGCTGGGGCGAACTCGATCTAGTGATGGCCAAAGGCCCTGCCGACTGTCGGGGGCAGCTTGCCTTTGTGGAGGTCAAAACCCGCAGCCATGGCAACTGGGATGCCTATGGCCTGATGGCCATTACCCGCAGCAAGCAGGCCAAACTGTGGAAAACCGCCCAGCTGTATCTGCTGAAACATCCCCAGTGGGCCGAGGCCACCTGCCGCTTTGATGTCGCTCTGGTGGCCTGTCGTAACGGCCAAAAACCAACTGCCAACCCCGCTAAACACCTGTCTGTGGATGATATTCGCTATTTAACTCTGCAAGACTATATCGAAAATGCCTTTGATGTGCCCAGTCGTTGA
- a CDS encoding YajQ family cyclic di-GMP-binding protein: MASSSSFDIVSDFDRQELVNALDQTRRDVISRYDLKDTKTTIDLADSTITIETASDMTLDAVKDLLHQKAAKRNLSLKIFDYGDVEAASGTRVRQTVTLKKGIEQEMGKQITKLIRDNLKKVTASIQGDSVRVTGKSKDDLQQAMQLVKQEEWPVAVQFTNYR, encoded by the coding sequence ATGGCTTCTAGCTCTTCCTTTGACATTGTTAGCGATTTTGACCGTCAAGAACTGGTCAATGCCCTGGATCAAACCCGGCGAGATGTGATTAGCCGCTACGACCTCAAGGACACTAAAACCACCATTGACTTGGCGGACAGCACGATCACCATCGAAACCGCCAGCGATATGACCCTGGACGCAGTGAAAGATCTGCTGCACCAGAAGGCGGCCAAGCGCAATCTGTCCCTCAAGATCTTCGACTACGGCGATGTAGAGGCCGCTAGCGGCACGCGCGTGCGCCAGACGGTGACACTGAAAAAGGGAATTGAGCAGGAGATGGGCAAGCAGATCACCAAACTCATCCGCGACAATTTGAAGAAGGTGACTGCTTCTATTCAGGGCGACTCGGTGCGAGTGACTGGCAAATCTAAAGATGATTTGCAGCAGGCCATGCAGCTAGTGAAGCAAGAAGAGTGGCCGGTCGCGGTGCAGTTTACCAACTATCGGTAA
- a CDS encoding MAPEG family protein produces MASVLTMPGFLLVSIGLAALLVYVPFLAVGYGRFQVGYDQAAPRAMLAKLPPYAQRATWAHENAFESMILYAPAALMAYVTQQQSGLAMGAAIAYLIARTLYPVAYILNVPIGRSLMFAVANLSTFTLYVLSCRSALM; encoded by the coding sequence ATGGCATCTGTGCTCACCATGCCGGGGTTTTTACTGGTCAGCATTGGGCTGGCGGCGTTACTGGTGTATGTGCCATTCTTGGCGGTGGGCTACGGTCGCTTTCAGGTGGGCTACGACCAGGCTGCCCCTCGGGCAATGCTAGCCAAGCTGCCGCCCTACGCTCAGCGGGCCACCTGGGCCCACGAAAATGCTTTTGAGTCGATGATTTTGTACGCGCCTGCGGCGCTGATGGCCTACGTCACTCAGCAGCAGTCAGGGCTGGCGATGGGGGCTGCGATCGCCTACTTGATCGCTCGCACCCTGTACCCAGTGGCTTACATTTTGAACGTGCCGATTGGGCGATCGCTGATGTTTGCCGTTGCCAACCTAAGTACCTTTACTCTCTATGTCTTGAGCTGTCGGTCGGCCTTGATGTAG
- a CDS encoding DNA recombination-mediator protein A encodes MEASLESAKVDTFLQELAAIQQSGSKRVAILGSRHVPITHQQLIELMTYALALGGNRIITSGATGTNSAAIKGAMQADPNLLTVILPQSLARQPRESRDQLEQVMHLVENPANDTLSLAEASSVCNQEIISRCQQLVCFAFHDSHTLLKTCQDAEDQRKIVTLFYFD; translated from the coding sequence ATGGAAGCGTCGCTCGAATCCGCTAAAGTCGACACGTTTTTGCAGGAACTCGCGGCCATTCAACAGTCGGGTTCTAAGCGGGTGGCAATTTTGGGGTCGCGCCATGTGCCGATTACCCACCAGCAACTCATAGAGCTAATGACCTATGCTCTGGCCCTAGGGGGCAACCGCATCATTACCTCAGGGGCGACAGGTACCAACTCTGCCGCCATCAAGGGGGCGATGCAGGCCGACCCCAACCTGCTGACGGTGATCTTGCCCCAGAGCCTGGCGCGTCAGCCGCGCGAGTCGCGCGATCAGCTTGAGCAGGTCATGCACCTGGTAGAAAATCCTGCCAACGACACCCTGTCTTTGGCGGAGGCGAGTTCTGTGTGCAACCAGGAAATCATTTCTCGCTGCCAACAGCTGGTTTGCTTTGCCTTTCACGACAGCCACACGCTGCTAAAAACCTGCCAGGATGCCGAAGACCAGCGCAAGATTGTGACGCTGTTTTACTTCGATTAG